One Anas platyrhynchos isolate ZD024472 breed Pekin duck chromosome 2, IASCAAS_PekinDuck_T2T, whole genome shotgun sequence DNA segment encodes these proteins:
- the TMEM200C gene encoding transmembrane protein 200C, which produces MIATGGLLRISARKQDPLRPQSQAPKRKRKTKKKRKNDVVVVKGKLKLCSLSGLIALCGILVLLVGIALAVVGYWPKPSQVYREGGVSGGRHLAPQGGTPRNRSRSQEGAQADIHLESPPRANSSTTAATRGFPQSRPTSSSPQASVGFLFRLFSSYLHSDKLKVLGPLIMGIGIFLFICANAVLHENRDKKTKIINLRDLYSTVIDAHSLRAKDGGTPASAPLNGFVNYVQSRGLELKPGGEGLGATAMLAKSSWPPGLGASLSPPDLASSPRRSSFCTPPQPPSLAEAVYSIYRERAALAGRTFTSPPCSPPESWGQRSTASSIVGSSLSAFTLLPLAQSGGGGGWRRPPGERGAREIPRGEFELSLTDLSSSHVEGGYGTRRHKLVLRRQSTSCLPDARRPLSPEPPRSPAVSRGMDSSLLAKASSSYSKSLDLGGSPPSTPPAITRTDSQSSQSDPSSSNKGYSHLEEAGTSLESVANIPASKIQDCEEEAVEKTDPLKATSREQTGEQSQQTQRQYTNKEKLFMISRSHAALGLEDGELESTGI; this is translated from the coding sequence ATGATTGCCACTGGAGGCCTCCTGAGGATCTCAGCTAGGAAGCAGGACCCCTTGCGACCCCAAAGCCAAGCCCCCAAACGCAAACGTAAGACCAAGAAGAAACGCAAGAACGATGTGGTGGTGGTGAAAGGCAAGCTCAAGCTGTGCTCCCTCTCGGGGCTCATCGCCCTCTGTGGCATCCTGGTACTGCTAGTGGGCATCGCCTTGGCGGTGGTGGGCTACTGGCCCAAGCCCAGCCAGGTATACAGAGAAGGTGGCGTCAGTGGGGGCAGACACCTGGCACCGCAGGGTGGCACCCCCAGAAACCGCTCCCGCAGCCAGGAAGGGGCACAAGCAGACATCCATCTGGAGTCACCCCCCAGAGCCAACTCCTCCACCACCGCTGCCACCCGGGGGTTCCCACAGTCCCGTCCCACTTCCTCATCCCCCCAGGCCTCCGTGGGTTTCCTTTTCCGTCTTTTCTCGAGCTACCTGCATTCAGACAAGCTGAAGGTGCTGGGCCCCCTCATCATGGGTATCGGCATCTTCCTCTTCATCTGTGCCAATGCAGTATTGCACGAGAACCGTGACAAGAAGACCAAGATCATCAACCTGCGTGACCTCTACTCCACTGTTATCGATGCCCACAGCCTGCGGGCAAAGGACGGAGGCACCCCGGCCTCAGCCCCTCTCAACGGCTTTGTCAACTACGTGCAGTCCCGGGGCCTGGAGCTAAAGCCTGGTGGTGAAGGCCTGGGTGCCACGGCCATGCTGGCCAAGAGCTCCTGGCCACCAGGGCTGGGTGCCTCCCTTTCTCCCCCTGACCTGGCATCCTCGCCACGGCGTTCCTCCTTCTGCACCCCACCgcagcctcccagcctggctgaGGCCGTGTACAGCATCTACCGGGAGCGTGCAGCCCTTGCTGGCCGCACCTTCACCAGCCCACCCTGCAGCCCACCAGAGAGCTGGGGCCAGcgcagcacagccagctccaTCGTTGGCTCTTCACTGAGTGCTTTCACCCTTCTGCCCTTGGCGCAGAGTGGCGGAGGGGGAGGCTGGCGGAGGCCCCCTGGTGAGCGGGGGGCTCGGGAGATCCCACGGGGGGAGTTTGAGCTGAGCCTGACTGACCTTAGCAGCAGCCACGTCGAGGGAGGCTACGGGACAAGGAGGCACAAGCTGGTTCTGAGGCGGCAGAGCACCAGCTGCTTGCCTGATGCTAGGCGTCCCCTTTCCCCCGAGCCACCTCGGTCTCCAGCTGTCAGCAGGGGCATGGACTCCAGCCTCTTGGCAAAGGCATCTTCTAGCTACTCCAAATCTCTGGATCTGGGGGGTTCacccccctccactccccctgccaTCACCAGGACGGACTCTCAGAGCTCCCAGTCTGATCCTTCCAGCAGCAATAAGGGCTACAGCCACCTGGAGGAGGCTGGCACCTCCTTGGAGTCAGTTGCCAACATCCCAGCCAGTAAAATCCAGGACTGTGAGGAGGAAGCAGTTGAGAAGACAGATCCCCTCAAGGCTACCAGCAGAGAACAAACGGGGGAGCAATCTCAGCAAACGCAAAGACAGTACACAAATAAAGAGAAACTCTTTATGATTTCTAGGTCGCACGCTGCATTAGGGCTGGAGGATGGGGAACTGGAGAGTACTGGCATCTAA